In Elaeis guineensis isolate ETL-2024a chromosome 1, EG11, whole genome shotgun sequence, a genomic segment contains:
- the LOC105037965 gene encoding UPF0481 protein At3g47200-like yields MEEGIPKPPPPPPPRSCTDEAWIKQVCRKVNSSRPVDHPGNPCTIFRVPGHIRRLDPEAYEPMVTCFGPFHYAYPYSSYVMQDHKWRCVGHLLSRHGGEELQNRLLGKCLSEMKKQDDKIRSCYSGELPPSLDAQNLASMMLLDGCFIIHLMLKMWQKGMEDETTEEDEGKKKGEWKIELGEDGTVLSMRKGDEQLEIPYEAGQSTFNIVVYDVLKLENQIPFFVIQLLFHHLKSPKDGEVNLVDLALHLFKDIHPQKSKSFQKGLPDDYHHLLHLFYSSRTPSIKERAKTPGWIRRAIECKGKLPKKGPKWKELEVALPSTPKWTPNAMELDRVGVKFKRNEWADSFLNIKFKQRGLRIAPLLCLLRLCLMFKSGWMEIPPLQIYGYTSHLLRNLMAFEQCYPKTEMYIMTYISFMDGIINQAEDVRLLRLEGILQHKLSNDKAAAELFNKLGSQIQFDWKSNYLEKEITEVIYRVDKFYEFKWHEWLAGLRRDYFGNPWTIISVLAATAILLLTVEQAIFSTMSYFRSS; encoded by the coding sequence ATGGAAGAAGGAATACCTAAGCCCCCGCCACCACCTCCACCTCGTAGCTGTACCGATGAGGCGTGGATCAAGCAAGTgtgcagaaaagtaaattcatCACGCCCCGTAGACCACCCTGGCAACCCATGCACCATCTTTAGGGTCCCTGGGCACATCCGACGGTTGGATCCCGAAGCCTATGAACCAATGGTTACTTGCTTCGGACCTTTTCACTATGCGTACCCGTATTCGAGTTATGTCATGCAGGACCACAAGTGGCGGTGTGTTGGGCACCTTCTATCGCGTCATGGAGGTGAAGAGCTTCAAAATCGATTGTTGGGTAAATGCCTGTCAGAGATGAAGAAACAGGATGATAAGATCCGGAGTTGCTACTCTGGGGAACTCCCTCCATCGCTGGATGCCCAAAACTTGGCATCGATGATGTTGCTTGATGGCTGTTTCATCATTCATCTCATGCTAAAAATGTGGCAGAAGGGGATGGAAGATGAGACAACAGAGGAGGATGAGGGCAAGAAGAAGGGAGAGTGGAAGATTGAGCTGGGGGAAGATGGGACGGTTTTAAGTATGAGGAAGGGGGATGAACAGCTTGAGATCCCATATGAGGCAGGGCAATCCACTTTTAATATAGTGGTTTATGATGTGCTCAAGCTTGAGAACCAAATTCCTTTCTTCGTCATCCAATTGCTATTCCATCATCTCAAATCACCGAAGGATGGAGAGGTTAATCTGGTTGACCTTGCTCTCCACCTCTTCAAGGACATCCATCCCCAGAAATCCAAATCATTCCAGAAAGGGCTCCCCGACGACTACCATCATCTGCTTCATCTATTTTATTCATCTCGGACCCCTTCAATTAAAGAGCGAGCAAAGACACCAGGATGGATTCGTCGTGCAATTGAATGCAAGGGGAAGCTTCCAAAGAAGGGGCCCAAGTGGAAGGAATTGGAAGTTGCTCTGCCATCTACGCCCAAGTGGACTCCTAATGCAATGGAGCTCGACAGAGTTGGGGTGAAGTTTAAGAGGAACGAATGGGCAGACAGTTTCTTGAACATAAAATTCAAGCAGAGGGGGCTGAGGATCGCGCCACTACTATGCCTCTTGAGGTTGTGTTTAATGTTTAAAAGCGGATGGATGGAGATACCACCTCTACAAATCTATGGCTATACTAGTCATCTCTTACGGAACCTCATGGCTTTCGAACAATGCTATCCTAAAACTGAGATGTACATCATGACATACATATCTTTTATGGATGGCATCATCAATCAGGCTGAGGACGTGCGATTGCTCCGCTTGGAAGGCATACTACAACACAAATTGAGCAATGATAAAGCAGCAGCAGAACTTTTCAATAAACTAGGCAGTCAGATACAGTTTGATTGGAAAAGTAACTACCTTGAAAAAGAGATTACGGAAGTAATTTATAGAGTAGACAAGTTTTATGAATTCAAATGGCACGAATGGCTTGCTGGGCTGAGGCGAGATTATTTTGGCAACCCATGGACTATAATTTCGGTGTTGGCAGCCACTGCTATTCTCTTGCTGACTGTTGAGCAAGCAATCTTTTCAACTATGTCCTACTTTCGCTCTTCATAG